The Arachis hypogaea cultivar Tifrunner chromosome 16, arahy.Tifrunner.gnm2.J5K5, whole genome shotgun sequence genome contains a region encoding:
- the LOC112755424 gene encoding protein NRT1/ PTR FAMILY 1.2: MEHSEDASYENSNSMMENAVSSSSSKLRKGGLRTMPFIIVNECLEKVASYGIMPNMILYLINEYKLAAAEATNVIYTWSAMSNVLAIFGAFLSDSYLGRFRVIFIGSISSLLGIASLWLTAMIPSLRPCEALIQICNSASAAQLAVLFLALGLISIGAGCVRPCSIAFGADQLAIKENSNNERLLDSYFNWYYTSIGVSTIIALSVIVYIQENLGWKIGFGVPAGLMFISALSFIIGSPLYVKVKPRSSLLTGFIQVAVVAMKNRKLCVPDSNFDQYYQGNDKELVFPTDSLRFLNKACIIRNPENDLNPDGSIKDPWSLCTVGQVESLKSLLRVLPMWTTGIFMMASLSSFSTLQANTMDRRLFGNFKIPAGSFNVIMIITLSIVIPIYDRIMVPLLARFTGRPRGFSCKVRMGIGLLFICVAKATSAVVETMRRNTAIEEGFADQPDAIIGMSALWLVPEFVLLGFAEAFYPISLVEFFYTYFPKTMSSFAMALFTLDLAAADLAGSILVSIVDSVSSMGGNESWLSTNINNGHLNYYYALLTCLGLINYLYFLAVCWAYGPSPGSRAKEDNEQFDYRELPSS, from the exons GCCGAACATGATATTGTACTTGATAAATGAATATAAACTGGCTGCTGCTGAGGCTACAAATGTAATTTACACTTGGTCAGCCATGTCCAACGTCTTAGCTATCTTTGGTGCTTTCCTCTCTGATTCTTATTTGGGTCGCTTTCGCGTCATCTTCATTGGTTCTATCTCAAGCCTTCTT GGAATAGCCAGTTTATGGTTAACTGCCATGATCCCATCGCTACGACCTTGCGAAGCACTCATCCAAATCTGCAACTCTGCTTCAGCAGCACAGCTAGCAGTTCTGTTTCTTGCTTTAGGACTAATTTCTATTGGAGCCGGTTGTGTCAGACCTTGTTCCATAGCATTTGGAGCGGATCAACTCGCAATCAAAGAAAACTCGAACAATGAGAGGCTCTTGGATAGCTACTTTAATTGGTATTATACCTCAATAGGAGTTTCAACTATCATTGCATTGAGTGTAATTGTTTACATTCAAGAAAACCTGGGATGGAAAATTGGCTTTGGAGTGCCTGCAGGACTAATGTTCATATCTGCTCTCAGTTTCATCATCGGTTCGCCGTTGTATGTTAAAGTTAAACCAAGGAGCAGCTTACTTACTGGCTTTATTCAAGTGGCTGTCGTCGCCATGAAGAATCGGAAACTCTGTGTTCCTGATTCAAACTTTGATCAGTATTATCAAGGCAATGATAAAGAGCTGGTGTTTCCAACAGATAGCCTAAG GTTTTTGAACAAAGCTTGCATAATAAGAAACCCAGAGAATGACTTAAACCCAGATGGTTCAATCAAAGATCCATGGAGCCTATGCACCGTAGGACAGGTCGAGTCCCTGAAATCGTTGCTTCGAGTCCTTCCCATGTGGACCACCGGCATCTTCATGATGGCTTCCCTGAGCTCCTTCTCCACTCTCCAAGCAAACACCATGGACAgaaggttatttggtaatttcaagATTCCAGCAGGATCCTTCAATGTTATCATGATAATCACTTTATCAATAGTCATTCCAATATACGACCGAATCATGGTACCTTTACTAGCAAGATTCACAGGGCGGCCTAGAGGATTCAGTTGTAAAGTCCGAATGGGGATCGGATTGTTATTCATTTGTGTAGCCAAAGCAACTTCAGCCGTGGTCGAAACCATGAGACGAAATACAGCCATTGAAGAAGGCTTTGCAGACCAACCGGACGCCATAATTGGAATGTCAGCATTATGGCTTGTGCCGGAGTTTGTTCTTCTTGGATTTGCCGAGGCCTTCTACCCGATCAGCCTGGTCGAGTTTTTCTACACTTATTTCCCAAAAACCATGTCTAGTTTTGCAATGGCTTTGTTCACACTTGATCTAGCTGCTGCTGATTTAGCTGGCAGCATTTTGGTGAGCATTGTGGATAGTGTTTCCAGTATGGGAGGGAATGAGAGCTGGTTATCAACCAACATTAACAATGGTCACTTGAATTACTATTATGCCCTGCTAACTTGCTTGGGATTGATTAACTACCTCTACTTTCTTGCTGTTTGTTGGGCTTATGGACCTTCTCCTGGTTCAAGAGCCAAGGAAGATAATGAACAATTTGATTATAGAGAGTTACCTTCTTCTTAG